CCGGAGGCTTGGCCGCGTTCACAAGCGAGCTTACGCTGATGGAAACCCTTGTCAAGCCGATGATGGACAATAATGAAGCGTTGGCAAACTTGTATATGGGCGCGCTTGAGACTTCTGATTCCCTGCACATAGAAAAAATCGGCCGTGATATCTTGATCGAGGCCGCGCGGCTGCGCGCTCAATCTCCAAGACTGCTCCTGCCGGACGCAATTCACGCGGCGACTGCCTTGGCGTTAAAATGCGGCGCTTTGATCACAAATGACAAAAAGTTGAGGCCCATTTCCGGCATAGATGTGGTCTTGATCTCCGAAGCGTCGGATGAGATGGATGAAACGGTGGCACTTCAACCATGACAGTAAAAGAAAACATCCTGGTCGTTGACGACGACCTCAACTCGCTCCAGGTGGTGGAGCAGTTCCTCAAATTGAAGAAATACGAGGTGACCCCCTGCCTCACCTTCGGGGACGCGAAGCGGGAGTTCTCCCCCGGCCTGTTCGACGCCGCGATACTGGACTATTACATGCCCGACACCACCGGGCTTGACATGATGCGCCAATTGCGCGAGACCGATCCGGACCTGCCGGTGATAATACTCACAGGCGAGCGGGACATAAAGATCGCCGTGGAGGCGATGAAACAGGGGGCGTTTAATTATATTTTAAAGCCGGTGGACCCGGACGAGCTTTATTCAGCGCTGGAAAACGCCGTGCGCACAGGCAAGCTGGTCCGTGAAAACCGGGAACTCAAGCACGATCTTAAGACTCGGTACAAGTTCGGCTCCATCGTGGGGGCTTCCGGCAAAATGATGGACGTTTACGAC
This genomic interval from Nitrospinota bacterium contains the following:
- a CDS encoding type II toxin-antitoxin system VapC family toxin; the protein is MGIGAKIKGGKVYLDANIFIYLLEGHPNHQKVIGELFRIIDAGGLAAFTSELTLMETLVKPMMDNNEALANLYMGALETSDSLHIEKIGRDILIEAARLRAQSPRLLLPDAIHAATALALKCGALITNDKKLRPISGIDVVLISEASDEMDETVALQP